Proteins encoded within one genomic window of Ranitomeya variabilis isolate aRanVar5 chromosome 4, aRanVar5.hap1, whole genome shotgun sequence:
- the HNRNPH3 gene encoding heterogeneous nuclear ribonucleoprotein H3 isoform X3, producing MSDECIVRVRGLPWSCTREEVLEFFSECGIADGVGGIHFTMSKEGRPSGEAFIVLETEDDLKKAVEKDRKYMGHRYIEVFKSNNTEMEWVLKHNSSETESDTDGTVRLRGLPFGCSKEEVVQFFSGLRILPNGITLTMDYQGRSTGEAFVQFATKEIAENALGKHKERIGHRYIEIFKSSRSEIRSSYDPPRRMMGQRPGPYDRPMGGGRGAFYGAGRGGNMYDRMRGSGGYGGGYGGFDEYSGYNNYGYGADGFDDRLREGRAMSQGYTGAGDAGSGFHSGHFVHMRGLPFRATESDIANFFSPLTPIRVHIDIGTDGRATGEADVEFATHEDAVAAMSKDKNNMQHRYIELFLNSTAGGGAGMGAGMGAGMGAGMGAGMGAGMGTGLGCYGRDALDGSGYGAVGRMGMTGNYSGCYANPDGLGGYGNEGGILETVGATLDNMRG from the exons ATGTCAGACGAATGCATCGTGCGAGTGCGAGGATTGCCATGGTCCTGCACACGAGAGGAGGTGCTGGAGTTTTTCTCAG AATGCGGTATTGCTGACGGAGTGGGTGGCATTCACTTCACAATGTCCAAGGAAGGTCGTCCTAGTGGGGAAGCCTTCATTGTACTGGAAACAGAAGACGATCTCAAAAAAGCAGTGGAGAAAGACCGTAAATATATGGGCCACAGGTACATTGAAG TTTTCAAGTCGAACAATACAGAAATGGAATGGGTTTTAAAACACAATTCCTCCGAGACGGAGTCTGACACGGACGGGACAGTCAGACTCCGTGGGCTTCCATTTGGCTGCAGCAAGGAAGAAGTTGTGCAGTTTTTCTCAG GGTTGAGAATCCTGCCAAATGGGATAACATTGACGATGGACTACCAGGGGAGAAGCACAGGGGAGGCCTTCGTGCAGTTTGCTACAAAGGAGATAGCAGAAAATGCTCTGGGGAAACACAAGGAAAGAATAGGGCACAG ATACATTGAGATATTTAAAAGCAGCAGAAGTGAAATTAGATCATCATACGATCCGCCTAGGAGGATGATGGGGCAGCGCCCTGGCCCATATGACCGACCAATGGGAGGAGGTCGAGGTGCTTTTTACGGAGCTGGCCGTGGTGGTAACATGTATGACCGCATGCGTGGCAGTGGAGGTTATGGGGGTG GTTATGGTGGATTTGATGAGTACAGTGGATACAACAACTATGGATATGGGGCAGATGGTTTTGATGATCGACTGAGAGAAGGTAGAG cTATGTCGCAGGGTTATACTGGAGCTGGGGATGCAGGCTCCGGCTTTCACAGCGGGCACTTTGTTCATATGCGAGGCTTGCCTTTCCGTGCCACTGAAAGCGATATTGCCAAT TTCTTTTCACCACTGACACCAATCAGAGTTCATATTGACATTGGAACGGATGGAAGGGCCACTGGTGAAGCTGATGTTGAATTCGCAACCCATGAGGATGCTGTAGCAGCCATGTCTAAAGATAAAAACAATATGC agcATCGGTATATTGAGTTGTTCCTGAATTccactgctggtggtggtgctgGAATGGGTGCTGGCATGGGAGCAGGAATGGGTGCAGGCATGGGTGCAGGCATGGGCGCAGGCATGGGCACAGGATTGGGATGTTATGGTAGAGATGCACTAG ATGGCTCAGGGTATGGTGCAGTAGGGAGAATGGGTATGACTGGAAACTACAGTGGATGTTATGCAAATCCTGATGGTCTTGGTGGATATGGTAAT gaAGGGGGAATTCTGGAAACAGTGGGGGCTACTTTGGACAACATGAGGGGATGA
- the HNRNPH3 gene encoding heterogeneous nuclear ribonucleoprotein H3 isoform X4 yields the protein MSDECIVRVRGLPWSCTREEVLEFFSECGIADGVGGIHFTMSKEGRPSGEAFIVLETEDDLKKAVEKDRKYMGHRYIEVFKSNNTEMEWVLKHNSSETESDTDGTVRLRGLPFGCSKEEVVQFFSGLRILPNGITLTMDYQGRSTGEAFVQFATKEIAENALGKHKERIGHRYIEIFKSSRSEIRSSYDPPRRMMGQRPGPYDRPMGGGRGAFYGAGRGGNMYDRMRGSGGYGGGYGGFDEYSGYNNYGYGADGFDDRLREGRAMSQGYTGAGDAGSGFHSGHFVHMRGLPFRATESDIANFFSPLTPIRVHIDIGTDGRATGEADVEFATHEDAVAAMSKDKNNMQHRYIELFLNSTAGGGAGMGAGMGAGMGAGMGAGMGAGMGTGLGCYGRDALDGSGYGAVGRMGMTGNYSGCYANPDGLGGYGGITFGAGVDNL from the exons ATGTCAGACGAATGCATCGTGCGAGTGCGAGGATTGCCATGGTCCTGCACACGAGAGGAGGTGCTGGAGTTTTTCTCAG AATGCGGTATTGCTGACGGAGTGGGTGGCATTCACTTCACAATGTCCAAGGAAGGTCGTCCTAGTGGGGAAGCCTTCATTGTACTGGAAACAGAAGACGATCTCAAAAAAGCAGTGGAGAAAGACCGTAAATATATGGGCCACAGGTACATTGAAG TTTTCAAGTCGAACAATACAGAAATGGAATGGGTTTTAAAACACAATTCCTCCGAGACGGAGTCTGACACGGACGGGACAGTCAGACTCCGTGGGCTTCCATTTGGCTGCAGCAAGGAAGAAGTTGTGCAGTTTTTCTCAG GGTTGAGAATCCTGCCAAATGGGATAACATTGACGATGGACTACCAGGGGAGAAGCACAGGGGAGGCCTTCGTGCAGTTTGCTACAAAGGAGATAGCAGAAAATGCTCTGGGGAAACACAAGGAAAGAATAGGGCACAG ATACATTGAGATATTTAAAAGCAGCAGAAGTGAAATTAGATCATCATACGATCCGCCTAGGAGGATGATGGGGCAGCGCCCTGGCCCATATGACCGACCAATGGGAGGAGGTCGAGGTGCTTTTTACGGAGCTGGCCGTGGTGGTAACATGTATGACCGCATGCGTGGCAGTGGAGGTTATGGGGGTG GTTATGGTGGATTTGATGAGTACAGTGGATACAACAACTATGGATATGGGGCAGATGGTTTTGATGATCGACTGAGAGAAGGTAGAG cTATGTCGCAGGGTTATACTGGAGCTGGGGATGCAGGCTCCGGCTTTCACAGCGGGCACTTTGTTCATATGCGAGGCTTGCCTTTCCGTGCCACTGAAAGCGATATTGCCAAT TTCTTTTCACCACTGACACCAATCAGAGTTCATATTGACATTGGAACGGATGGAAGGGCCACTGGTGAAGCTGATGTTGAATTCGCAACCCATGAGGATGCTGTAGCAGCCATGTCTAAAGATAAAAACAATATGC agcATCGGTATATTGAGTTGTTCCTGAATTccactgctggtggtggtgctgGAATGGGTGCTGGCATGGGAGCAGGAATGGGTGCAGGCATGGGTGCAGGCATGGGCGCAGGCATGGGCACAGGATTGGGATGTTATGGTAGAGATGCACTAG ATGGCTCAGGGTATGGTGCAGTAGGGAGAATGGGTATGACTGGAAACTACAGTGGATGTTATGCAAATCCTGATGGTCTTGGTGGATATG GTGGAATCACGTTTGGTGCTGGAGTAGATAATTTGT ga
- the HNRNPH3 gene encoding heterogeneous nuclear ribonucleoprotein H3 isoform X2, with translation MSDECIVRVRGLPWSCTREEVLEFFSECGIADGVGGIHFTMSKEGRPSGEAFIVLETEDDLKKAVEKDRKYMGHRYIEVFKSNNTEMEWVLKHNSSETESDTDGTVRLRGLPFGCSKEEVVQFFSGLRILPNGITLTMDYQGRSTGEAFVQFATKEIAENALGKHKERIGHRYIEIFKSSRSEIRSSYDPPRRMMGQRPGPYDRPMGGGRGAFYGAGRGGNMYDRMRGSGGYGGGYGGFDEYSGYNNYGYGADGFDDRLREAMSQGYTGAGDAGSGFHSGHFVHMRGLPFRATESDIANFFSPLTPIRVHIDIGTDGRATGEADVEFATHEDAVAAMSKDKNNMQHRYIELFLNSTAGGGAGMGAGMGAGMGAGMGAGMGAGMGTGLGCYGRDALDGSGYGAVGRMGMTGNYSGCYANPDGLGGYGRGNSGNSGGYFGQHEGMNTAGWRGLY, from the exons ATGTCAGACGAATGCATCGTGCGAGTGCGAGGATTGCCATGGTCCTGCACACGAGAGGAGGTGCTGGAGTTTTTCTCAG AATGCGGTATTGCTGACGGAGTGGGTGGCATTCACTTCACAATGTCCAAGGAAGGTCGTCCTAGTGGGGAAGCCTTCATTGTACTGGAAACAGAAGACGATCTCAAAAAAGCAGTGGAGAAAGACCGTAAATATATGGGCCACAGGTACATTGAAG TTTTCAAGTCGAACAATACAGAAATGGAATGGGTTTTAAAACACAATTCCTCCGAGACGGAGTCTGACACGGACGGGACAGTCAGACTCCGTGGGCTTCCATTTGGCTGCAGCAAGGAAGAAGTTGTGCAGTTTTTCTCAG GGTTGAGAATCCTGCCAAATGGGATAACATTGACGATGGACTACCAGGGGAGAAGCACAGGGGAGGCCTTCGTGCAGTTTGCTACAAAGGAGATAGCAGAAAATGCTCTGGGGAAACACAAGGAAAGAATAGGGCACAG ATACATTGAGATATTTAAAAGCAGCAGAAGTGAAATTAGATCATCATACGATCCGCCTAGGAGGATGATGGGGCAGCGCCCTGGCCCATATGACCGACCAATGGGAGGAGGTCGAGGTGCTTTTTACGGAGCTGGCCGTGGTGGTAACATGTATGACCGCATGCGTGGCAGTGGAGGTTATGGGGGTG GTTATGGTGGATTTGATGAGTACAGTGGATACAACAACTATGGATATGGGGCAGATGGTTTTGATGATCGACTGAGAGAAG cTATGTCGCAGGGTTATACTGGAGCTGGGGATGCAGGCTCCGGCTTTCACAGCGGGCACTTTGTTCATATGCGAGGCTTGCCTTTCCGTGCCACTGAAAGCGATATTGCCAAT TTCTTTTCACCACTGACACCAATCAGAGTTCATATTGACATTGGAACGGATGGAAGGGCCACTGGTGAAGCTGATGTTGAATTCGCAACCCATGAGGATGCTGTAGCAGCCATGTCTAAAGATAAAAACAATATGC agcATCGGTATATTGAGTTGTTCCTGAATTccactgctggtggtggtgctgGAATGGGTGCTGGCATGGGAGCAGGAATGGGTGCAGGCATGGGTGCAGGCATGGGCGCAGGCATGGGCACAGGATTGGGATGTTATGGTAGAGATGCACTAG ATGGCTCAGGGTATGGTGCAGTAGGGAGAATGGGTATGACTGGAAACTACAGTGGATGTTATGCAAATCCTGATGGTCTTGGTGGATATG gaAGGGGGAATTCTGGAAACAGTGGGGGCTACTTTGGACAACATGAGGGGATGAATACAGCTGGCTGGCGTGGATTATATTAA
- the HNRNPH3 gene encoding heterogeneous nuclear ribonucleoprotein H3 isoform X5, producing MSDECIVRVRGLPWSCTREEVLEFFSECGIADGVGGIHFTMSKEGRPSGEAFIVLETEDDLKKAVEKDRKYMGHRYIEVFKSNNTEMEWVLKHNSSETESDTDGTVRLRGLPFGCSKEEVVQFFSGLRILPNGITLTMDYQGRSTGEAFVQFATKEIAENALGKHKERIGHRYIEIFKSSRSEIRSSYDPPRRMMGQRPGPYDRPMGGGRGAFYGAGRGGNMYDRMRGSGGYGGGYGGFDEYSGYNNYGYGADGFDDRLREGRAMSQGYTGAGDAGSGFHSGHFVHMRGLPFRATESDIANFFSPLTPIRVHIDIGTDGRATGEADVEFATHEDAVAAMSKDKNNMQHRYIELFLNSTAGGGAGMGAGMGAGMGAGMGAGMGAGMGTGLGCYGRDALDGSGYGAVGRMGMTGNYSGCYANPDGLGGYGNVESRLVLE from the exons ATGTCAGACGAATGCATCGTGCGAGTGCGAGGATTGCCATGGTCCTGCACACGAGAGGAGGTGCTGGAGTTTTTCTCAG AATGCGGTATTGCTGACGGAGTGGGTGGCATTCACTTCACAATGTCCAAGGAAGGTCGTCCTAGTGGGGAAGCCTTCATTGTACTGGAAACAGAAGACGATCTCAAAAAAGCAGTGGAGAAAGACCGTAAATATATGGGCCACAGGTACATTGAAG TTTTCAAGTCGAACAATACAGAAATGGAATGGGTTTTAAAACACAATTCCTCCGAGACGGAGTCTGACACGGACGGGACAGTCAGACTCCGTGGGCTTCCATTTGGCTGCAGCAAGGAAGAAGTTGTGCAGTTTTTCTCAG GGTTGAGAATCCTGCCAAATGGGATAACATTGACGATGGACTACCAGGGGAGAAGCACAGGGGAGGCCTTCGTGCAGTTTGCTACAAAGGAGATAGCAGAAAATGCTCTGGGGAAACACAAGGAAAGAATAGGGCACAG ATACATTGAGATATTTAAAAGCAGCAGAAGTGAAATTAGATCATCATACGATCCGCCTAGGAGGATGATGGGGCAGCGCCCTGGCCCATATGACCGACCAATGGGAGGAGGTCGAGGTGCTTTTTACGGAGCTGGCCGTGGTGGTAACATGTATGACCGCATGCGTGGCAGTGGAGGTTATGGGGGTG GTTATGGTGGATTTGATGAGTACAGTGGATACAACAACTATGGATATGGGGCAGATGGTTTTGATGATCGACTGAGAGAAGGTAGAG cTATGTCGCAGGGTTATACTGGAGCTGGGGATGCAGGCTCCGGCTTTCACAGCGGGCACTTTGTTCATATGCGAGGCTTGCCTTTCCGTGCCACTGAAAGCGATATTGCCAAT TTCTTTTCACCACTGACACCAATCAGAGTTCATATTGACATTGGAACGGATGGAAGGGCCACTGGTGAAGCTGATGTTGAATTCGCAACCCATGAGGATGCTGTAGCAGCCATGTCTAAAGATAAAAACAATATGC agcATCGGTATATTGAGTTGTTCCTGAATTccactgctggtggtggtgctgGAATGGGTGCTGGCATGGGAGCAGGAATGGGTGCAGGCATGGGTGCAGGCATGGGCGCAGGCATGGGCACAGGATTGGGATGTTATGGTAGAGATGCACTAG ATGGCTCAGGGTATGGTGCAGTAGGGAGAATGGGTATGACTGGAAACTACAGTGGATGTTATGCAAATCCTGATGGTCTTGGTGGATATGGTAAT GTGGAATCACGTTTGGTGCTGGAGTAG
- the HNRNPH3 gene encoding heterogeneous nuclear ribonucleoprotein H3 isoform X1, which translates to MSDECIVRVRGLPWSCTREEVLEFFSECGIADGVGGIHFTMSKEGRPSGEAFIVLETEDDLKKAVEKDRKYMGHRYIEVFKSNNTEMEWVLKHNSSETESDTDGTVRLRGLPFGCSKEEVVQFFSGLRILPNGITLTMDYQGRSTGEAFVQFATKEIAENALGKHKERIGHRYIEIFKSSRSEIRSSYDPPRRMMGQRPGPYDRPMGGGRGAFYGAGRGGNMYDRMRGSGGYGGGYGGFDEYSGYNNYGYGADGFDDRLREGRAMSQGYTGAGDAGSGFHSGHFVHMRGLPFRATESDIANFFSPLTPIRVHIDIGTDGRATGEADVEFATHEDAVAAMSKDKNNMQHRYIELFLNSTAGGGAGMGAGMGAGMGAGMGAGMGAGMGTGLGCYGRDALDGSGYGAVGRMGMTGNYSGCYANPDGLGGYGRGNSGNSGGYFGQHEGMNTAGWRGLY; encoded by the exons ATGTCAGACGAATGCATCGTGCGAGTGCGAGGATTGCCATGGTCCTGCACACGAGAGGAGGTGCTGGAGTTTTTCTCAG AATGCGGTATTGCTGACGGAGTGGGTGGCATTCACTTCACAATGTCCAAGGAAGGTCGTCCTAGTGGGGAAGCCTTCATTGTACTGGAAACAGAAGACGATCTCAAAAAAGCAGTGGAGAAAGACCGTAAATATATGGGCCACAGGTACATTGAAG TTTTCAAGTCGAACAATACAGAAATGGAATGGGTTTTAAAACACAATTCCTCCGAGACGGAGTCTGACACGGACGGGACAGTCAGACTCCGTGGGCTTCCATTTGGCTGCAGCAAGGAAGAAGTTGTGCAGTTTTTCTCAG GGTTGAGAATCCTGCCAAATGGGATAACATTGACGATGGACTACCAGGGGAGAAGCACAGGGGAGGCCTTCGTGCAGTTTGCTACAAAGGAGATAGCAGAAAATGCTCTGGGGAAACACAAGGAAAGAATAGGGCACAG ATACATTGAGATATTTAAAAGCAGCAGAAGTGAAATTAGATCATCATACGATCCGCCTAGGAGGATGATGGGGCAGCGCCCTGGCCCATATGACCGACCAATGGGAGGAGGTCGAGGTGCTTTTTACGGAGCTGGCCGTGGTGGTAACATGTATGACCGCATGCGTGGCAGTGGAGGTTATGGGGGTG GTTATGGTGGATTTGATGAGTACAGTGGATACAACAACTATGGATATGGGGCAGATGGTTTTGATGATCGACTGAGAGAAGGTAGAG cTATGTCGCAGGGTTATACTGGAGCTGGGGATGCAGGCTCCGGCTTTCACAGCGGGCACTTTGTTCATATGCGAGGCTTGCCTTTCCGTGCCACTGAAAGCGATATTGCCAAT TTCTTTTCACCACTGACACCAATCAGAGTTCATATTGACATTGGAACGGATGGAAGGGCCACTGGTGAAGCTGATGTTGAATTCGCAACCCATGAGGATGCTGTAGCAGCCATGTCTAAAGATAAAAACAATATGC agcATCGGTATATTGAGTTGTTCCTGAATTccactgctggtggtggtgctgGAATGGGTGCTGGCATGGGAGCAGGAATGGGTGCAGGCATGGGTGCAGGCATGGGCGCAGGCATGGGCACAGGATTGGGATGTTATGGTAGAGATGCACTAG ATGGCTCAGGGTATGGTGCAGTAGGGAGAATGGGTATGACTGGAAACTACAGTGGATGTTATGCAAATCCTGATGGTCTTGGTGGATATG gaAGGGGGAATTCTGGAAACAGTGGGGGCTACTTTGGACAACATGAGGGGATGAATACAGCTGGCTGGCGTGGATTATATTAA
- the HNRNPH3 gene encoding heterogeneous nuclear ribonucleoprotein H3 isoform X6, protein MMGQRPGPYDRPMGGGRGAFYGAGRGGNMYDRMRGSGGYGGGYGGFDEYSGYNNYGYGADGFDDRLREGRAMSQGYTGAGDAGSGFHSGHFVHMRGLPFRATESDIANFFSPLTPIRVHIDIGTDGRATGEADVEFATHEDAVAAMSKDKNNMQHRYIELFLNSTAGGGAGMGAGMGAGMGAGMGAGMGAGMGTGLGCYGRDALDGSGYGAVGRMGMTGNYSGCYANPDGLGGYGRGNSGNSGGYFGQHEGMNTAGWRGLY, encoded by the exons ATGATGGGGCAGCGCCCTGGCCCATATGACCGACCAATGGGAGGAGGTCGAGGTGCTTTTTACGGAGCTGGCCGTGGTGGTAACATGTATGACCGCATGCGTGGCAGTGGAGGTTATGGGGGTG GTTATGGTGGATTTGATGAGTACAGTGGATACAACAACTATGGATATGGGGCAGATGGTTTTGATGATCGACTGAGAGAAGGTAGAG cTATGTCGCAGGGTTATACTGGAGCTGGGGATGCAGGCTCCGGCTTTCACAGCGGGCACTTTGTTCATATGCGAGGCTTGCCTTTCCGTGCCACTGAAAGCGATATTGCCAAT TTCTTTTCACCACTGACACCAATCAGAGTTCATATTGACATTGGAACGGATGGAAGGGCCACTGGTGAAGCTGATGTTGAATTCGCAACCCATGAGGATGCTGTAGCAGCCATGTCTAAAGATAAAAACAATATGC agcATCGGTATATTGAGTTGTTCCTGAATTccactgctggtggtggtgctgGAATGGGTGCTGGCATGGGAGCAGGAATGGGTGCAGGCATGGGTGCAGGCATGGGCGCAGGCATGGGCACAGGATTGGGATGTTATGGTAGAGATGCACTAG ATGGCTCAGGGTATGGTGCAGTAGGGAGAATGGGTATGACTGGAAACTACAGTGGATGTTATGCAAATCCTGATGGTCTTGGTGGATATG gaAGGGGGAATTCTGGAAACAGTGGGGGCTACTTTGGACAACATGAGGGGATGAATACAGCTGGCTGGCGTGGATTATATTAA